In Rutidosis leptorrhynchoides isolate AG116_Rl617_1_P2 chromosome 2, CSIRO_AGI_Rlap_v1, whole genome shotgun sequence, one genomic interval encodes:
- the LOC139893030 gene encoding amino acid transporter AVT6C-like: protein MKSEINRDSTPTTALLPKSNPPENEVASSISGAVFNISTSMVGAGIMSIPATLKVLGIIPGFVVILTMAFLVEITTEFLLRYTNHTGEVDTYGGVMAESFGKFGSVALQICVMISNLGALVIYLIIIGDVLSGNESDGVVHSGILQECFGFHWWNSRAYSVLFVVIVVMLPLLLLPRVESLGHASAVSILLAVVFVVIISGMAIYATFHGKTQQLRLFPDFSDGFGFFNLFTTIPVMATAFASCLITIHPVRSELEKQSDMTSAVRISLLLSVIIYIAVGFVGYLLFGDSINADMLVNFDQASNSPGGLLVNAIVRLSYALHLMLVFPVIFYILRANMDEMIFPQKTILANDTTRFMSLTIVLLSFIYFVAIAIPNIWYLFQFMGSTTVACIAFVFPGAIVLRDVHGISTRKDRVIAIIVTILAVVTSVVAISTNLYSSFTGKN, encoded by the exons ATGAAATCAGAAATCAACAGAGATTCCACTCCAACCACCGCACTTTTACCAAAATCAAACCCACCGGAAAATGAGGTCGCTTCTTCAATCTCCGGTGCCGTGTTCAACATTTCTACCAGCATGGTCGGTGCCGGAATCATGTCGATTCCGGCGACACTCAAAGTCCTGGGTATAATTCCGGGGTTTGTTGTGATACTGACGATGGCTTTTTTGGTGGAGATCACGACGGAGTTCTTGTTAAGATACACTAATCATACCGGTGAGGTTGATACTTATGGCGGTGTTATGGCGGAATCATTTGGGAAGTTTGGATCGGTTGCACTTCAAATTTGTGTCATGATTTCGAATCTTGGAGCTCTCGTtatttatttgattattattg GGGATGTTCTATCAGGAAACGAATCAGACGGAGTAGTACATTCTGGCATTTTACAAGAATGTTTCGGATTTCATTGGTGGAATTCACGTGCTTATTCCGTCTTATTTGTTGTTATCGTAGTTATGCTGCCACTTCTTTTACTCCCTCGAGTAG AGTCATTAGGTCATGCTTCAGCAGTATCAATTCTCTTGGCAGTTGTTTTTGTTGTTATAATTTCTGGAATGGCAATTTACGCAACGTTCCATGGAAAAACTCAACAACTTAGACTCTTTCCCGATTTTAGCGACGGATTTGGTTTCTTCAATCTCTTCACAACCATACCCGTTATGGCCACTGCCTTTGCCAGCTGTCTGATTACTA TTCATCCGGTGCGATCAGAACTCGAAAAGCAATCAGACATGACATCAGCAGTTAGAATTTCATTACTCTTAAGTGTTATAATCTACATTGCTGTTGGATTCGTGGGCTACCTTCTTTTTGGCGATTCAATCAACGCCGATATGTTAGTTAACTTTGACCAAGCTTCTAATTCACCCGGTGGCTTATTGGTCAATGCAATTGTTAGACTAAGTTACGCGTTACATCTTATGTTAGTCTTTCCCGTAATATTCTACATTCTACGGGCTAACATGGACGAAATGATTTTCCCGCAAAAAACCATTTTAGCCAATGATACAACAAGATTCATGTCACTCACAATCGTGTTACTTTCGTTCATATATTTTGTCGCGATTGCAATCCCGAATATTTGGTACTTATTTCAATTCATGGGCTCGACTACTGTTGCTTGCATTGCATTCGTGTTCCCCGGTGCTATTGTTTTGAG GGATGTTCATGGGATTTCAACTAGAAAAGACCGAGTGATAGCGATAATCGTGACGATATTGGCCGTGGTAACTAGTGTTGTTGCCATTTCAACTAACTTGTACAGTTCATTTACTGGAAAAAATTGA
- the LOC139893031 gene encoding amino acid transporter AVT6C-like: protein MPAASSDTVVPLLSEHNVPTTSRKEKQPSVSGAVFNVSTSIIGAGIMSIPATLKVLGVVPAFVLIVLVAVLVDVSVEFLLRFTYAGGSTTYAGLMRESFGAVGSVAVQISVMITNLGCLIIYLIIIGDVLSGDQSGEGSVHLGILQEWFGIHWWNTRDVAVLFIVVFVMLPLVLFRRVELLSMSSAVAVLLAVVFVGICSAMAISAVVKGQSWSIRMLPQLDDQAGFFNLFTAIPVIVTAFTFHFNVHAIGMELGKPAAMTTAVRISLILCALIYFSIGLFGYILFGDSTEADILVNFDQATGSTIWSLLNDIVRLSYALHLMLVFPLLNFSLRANIDELVFPNKSVLAHDTKRFLLLTFILLTAAYLIAIAIPNIWYFFQFMGSTSAVCIAFIFPGALALRDVHGISTRKDKITGATMVILAVVTSTIAISSNIYSFGN from the exons ATGCCGGCTGCTAGCTCCGATACCGTAGTTCCTCTTTTATCGGAACACAACGTACCAACAACATCTCGAAAAGAGAAGCAGCCGTCAGTTTCTGGAGCCGTGTTTAATGTTTCAACGAGTATAATTGGTGCTGGAATTATGTCGATTCCTGCAACACTTAAAGTACTAGGTGTAGTTCCGGCTTTTGTGTTGATCGTGCTGGTTGCGGTGTTGGTGGATGTTTCGGTTGAGTTTTTGTTGAGGTTTACGTACGCCGGTGGATCCACGACGTACGCAGGGCTGATGAGAGAGTCGTTTGGAGCCGTAGGATCTGTTGCGGTTCAGATTTCTGTTATGATTACGAATCTCGGTTGTTTGAtcatttatcttattattattg GGGATGTGTTATCAGGGGACCAATCAGGAGAAGGATCAGTTCATTTAGGGATCTTGCAAGAATGGTTTGGTATTCATTGGTGGAATACACGTGATGTCGCTGTTCTGTTTATCGTTGTATTCGTTATGCTTCCTTTAGTCTTATTTCGACGTGTTG AATTGTTATCGATGAGCTCGGCAGTTGCGGTTCTGCTAGCGGTTGTGTTTGTTGGAATATGTTCAGCCATGGCGATTTCAGCTGTGGTCAAAGGTCAATCATGGAGTATCAGAATGTTACCACAATTAGATGATCAAGCGGGCTTTTTTAACCTCTTTACTGCTATCCCTGTTATCGTCACAGCTTTTACTTTTCATTTCAACG TACATGCAATTGGTATGGAGCTAGGAAAACCAGCTGCAATGACAACTGCAGTTCGCATATCTCTTATACTTTGTGCGCTTATTTACTTCTCTATCGGACTATTCGGATACATCTTATTTGGGGATTCAACTGAAGCCGACATTTTAGTAAACTTTGATCAAGCAACTGGCTCAACGATCTGGTCACTGTTGAATGATATAGTTCGTTTGAGCTACGCATTACACTTGATGCTAGTGTTCCCTTTGTTGAACTTCTCTTTAAGAGCAAATATCGATGAACTCGTTTTCCCAAATAAGTCTGTTCTAGCGCACGATACCAAAAGGTTTCTGTTGCTTACGTTTATTCTGTTAACAGCGGCGTACCTCATTGCGATAGCCATTCCAAATATATGGTATTTCTTTCAATTTATGGGATCAACATCAGCTGTATGCATCGCCTTCATTTTCCCTGGTGCACTTGCTCTGAG GGATGTTCATGGTATATCTACAAGGAAGGACAAGATAACAGGAGCAACAATGGTAATACTGGCTGTAGTCACAAGCACAATTGCAATTTCCTCCAACATCTACAGCTTTGGAAACTAA
- the LOC139893032 gene encoding large ribosomal subunit protein uL23c-like: MAVIFSCSNIITNFRNHYSPSPPKVVVFLKPKNLQIASNLTSSSSSSFAVKASYQNEPKDLQPKRSVAVPTKPEVANFKEPEAEEQSLNFVEAKKSLKEKTVTQTSMDYQQVLKYPIVTEAAIKLITQENTLVFMVDVRADKKDIRNAFENMLKIKTKKINTLINYDGTKKAYIQLSPDNQAATVAKKLKILG; this comes from the exons atggCGGTTATATTTTCATGTTCAAACATCATCACTAACTTCAGAAATCATTACTCACCATCACCGCCAAAAGTTGTGGTTTTTTTAAAACCTAAAAACTTGCAGATTGCTTCAAATCTGacgtcatcatcatcttcttcttttgCAGTTAAAGCCTCTTACCAGAATGAACCG AAAGATCTTCAACCTAAAAGGAGCGTAGCAGTACCCACTAAGCCCGAAGTCGCCAATTTCAAAGAACCTGAAGCAGAAGAACAATCTTTAAATTTTGTTGAAGCAAAGAAATCCCTAAAGGAGAAGACAGTCACACAAACATCAATGGACTATCAACAAGTTCTCAAGTATCCCATAGTTACTGAGGCTGCGATAAAGTTGATCACACAAGAAAATACGTTAGTGTTTATGGTGGACGTACGTGCCGATAAGAAAGATATAAGAAATGCCTTTGAGAATATGCTTAAGATTAAGACGAAGAAAATCAATACATTGATTAACTATGATGGGACAAAAAAGGCTTACATACAGTTGTCTCCTGATAATCAGGCTGCTACTGTCGCCAAGAAACTTAAGATTCTGGGTTAA